In the Gemmatimonadaceae bacterium genome, one interval contains:
- a CDS encoding restriction endonuclease, whose protein sequence is MALLGTDNVGIFVNTGGFTRDATDEARSQTTCRVTLVDLERLVRLWTEHYAKLEEGARRRLPLQPVYFLAPEG, encoded by the coding sequence GTGGCCCTTCTCGGCACCGACAATGTGGGGATCTTCGTGAACACCGGCGGCTTCACCCGCGATGCCACGGATGAAGCGCGGTCGCAGACCACGTGCCGGGTGACGCTGGTGGACCTGGAGCGGCTCGTGCGCCTCTGGACGGAGCACTACGCCAAGCTGGAGGAAGGCGCGAGGCGGCGGTTGCCGCTGCAGCCAGTGTACTTCCTGGCTCCGGAGGGGTGA